The following is a genomic window from Chloracidobacterium sp..
GGCCGTCCGTTATCGCGGGCGGCTTTTTTCTTGCCTGCGGGCGTATGTTAAACTGATGCCGTGAATTCAAAGGTTACAGTCGTCGGTATAATCGCGTTGGTCATTGGCCTTGCGGGCGGTTTTTTGCTTGCCAACAACCTGAACAGAAGCACCATCAACGCGCTACGCTCCCAACTCGACAGCCGCGGCGGCAATGCTAATACGTCGGGCGGCGGGAATGATCTTGGCGTTTCCGATGACGAGATACGCGCAAAGATCGCAGAGGCTGACGCCAATCCGCAGGATCTTGTTTTCCAGAAGAATCTCGGCCGAGGTATTTACCGCCTTGCAGCGATGAAAAAGGACGTTACCCTGATCGAGGAAGGCAAACGCTTACTCGAACGTGCAAATACGCTTGATCCAAAGGATGTTGATGTGCTTGTCGACCTTGGCAATGCCGAGTTCGACCTTGCGTTTTTTCGTAAGGACCCGAAGATCTATTTAGCCGCTCGCGATGCGTATCAGAAAGCACTTGCCGTCAAACCGGACGATGCCGACGTGATCACGGACATGGCTTTGACATACTATTTGACCGAACCTCCGGATCTCAAACAAGCGGCAGATCAATTTCAAAAAGCGATCAAGATCAACCCGAAGCAGGAAAGGGCTCTTCAGTTCTTGACATCCACATTCATACGGCAATCGGACTTCGATTCTGCAAAGAAGGTTCTTGACCAACTCAAGGCCGCAAACCCGAAGAACGAACTGATAAAAGAGCTTTCGTCGCAGATCGACAATCGTACTTACTCACCGATCCATTGAGAGAAGCCTTGTTCATATTTGCTGTCGTCTTGGTGCTACTTGGCTTGACGGCGGTCAAGTATCGCAGGCAGATCGCGCAGATCATCGGATTTGCAAAAATGCTTACCGGTGCGGCCGCGCAGAACGCTTCGCTTCAACCTTCGGGCGGTTCAAAACAGTCTGTTCATCTTGTTAACTGCTCGGGGTGTTCGGTTTGGGTCCCGGCTGACAAGGCTATCCTTAAGAGCGGGAGCACCCTTTGCGTCAGATGCGCTGAAATCGGTATCGACTAGAATCTGCCTAAATACCAACTCACCATTTGCTCACCCCAAAGCATTGAGATAACAGAACCGATGCCGAGGAAAATGCCGAAAGGTATCTGTGTTTGCAGGTCGCGATCCTTTTGTCGCAACACAACGCCAATGCCGGCAAGCGCGCCGGTTAAAGCTCCGATGAATATCGTCAATAACGTGAGCCTCCAGCCAAGTAGAGCTCCGATACCAAGCAGCAGCTTCACGTCGCCTAGCCCCATTGCATCAACGCCGCGAAGTGCTTTCCAAACGGCTCCGACGAGCCAAAGCGAGCCGCCGCCGATCAAAGCACCGAATAATGCCCCGGCAAGGCTCAGCGCCC
Proteins encoded in this region:
- a CDS encoding tetratricopeptide repeat protein; this translates as MNSKVTVVGIIALVIGLAGGFLLANNLNRSTINALRSQLDSRGGNANTSGGGNDLGVSDDEIRAKIAEADANPQDLVFQKNLGRGIYRLAAMKKDVTLIEEGKRLLERANTLDPKDVDVLVDLGNAEFDLAFFRKDPKIYLAARDAYQKALAVKPDDADVITDMALTYYLTEPPDLKQAADQFQKAIKINPKQERALQFLTSTFIRQSDFDSAKKVLDQLKAANPKNELIKELSSQIDNRTYSPIH